The Aminipila terrae nucleotide sequence CCATTGAAATTGAAGGATTAGCAGGCTTCAGCCTGGGTGAATATGCAGCTTTGACTGCAGCAGGAACCATCAATGATATAAGAAAAGGAATGGACATTGTTACTAAAAGAGGTACCTGGATGAATGAAGCTGGACTGGGAGAAGATGGTGTACAAAGGGGCAGTATGGTTGCAGCTTTTGGGGCAAGACAGGAAATTCTGGACTGTGTAGCTGACGTGAAAGAGGATGGAATCCTCCAGGGAGTAAATTTTAACTCCCCGGTTCAGACGGTAGTTGCAGGAGATAAGGAGTCTTTAGAAAGATTTAAGGCAGAAGCAAAGGCCAGAAAAATAAAAGCAATCCCACTTAGTGTTGGTACAGCATTTCATAGTGAAATGATGGAACCTGCAGCGACAAAACTTCAGAATCTTCTTATGGAATGCGAATTAAAAGCCCCTAACAAAAGAGTTTACTCAGATGTGACAGCGGAAGACATGATGAAGGGCACAGAAGAAATGGATGAGGCCGGAGTAAGCAGGTTTATTGCTGAATTAATGGGTAAACAGGCCATGAGCCCTGTTTACTGGCAGGAAATAATAGAGAACATGGTAGCTGACGGCGTTGAGTGTGTTATTGAAATTGGACCGGGAACCACTCTATGCGGCATTGTTAAGAAGATAAAACATGATATGATTACATTGAATGTTCAAGATATGGAGAGCTTACAACATACTGTGAAAACATTGATTGAAAATAAATAGAAGCTCCCAGTTATAGATTCGGAGGTAAAAAATGTTAAAAGGTAAAAGTGCGATTATTACTGGAGGGGTCAGAGGTATTGGCAGAGCCATAGCGGAAGCATTTTGCAGGAATGGAGCAGATGTACTTTTATGTTACAGAAGCAATGATGCAGCAGCGGAAAAGACTCAGGATGAACTAGCCCAATATGGAACAAAAGTAGAGATTCTCAAAGGCGATGTGGCAGACCCAGAATTCGCAACAGAGGCTATTGCCAAAGCTAAGGAAAATTTTGGGAAAATTGATATTTTAGTAAACAATGCAGGTATTACAAAAGACAAACTTCTTATCCAGATGAAGGGCGATGACTTTGACTCTGTTGTGGATACAAACTTAAAAGGCTCTTTCTATTTTCTGAAAGCAGCCAGCAGTGTAATGATTAAACAAAGAGCAGGAAGTATTATAAATCTTTCTTCTGTGGTGGGGGTAAAGGGAAATCCCGGACAGGTTAATTATGCAGCTTCAAAGGCAGGAGTTATTGGAATGACCATGGCTGCAGCCAAAGAGCTTGGAAGAAGAAATGTGAGAGTGAACGCAATTGCCCCTGGATTTATAGAGACAGACATGACAGATGAACTAAATGATTCCCAAAAGGCTAAGATGAATGAGGTTATCAGCCTTGGAAGAATGGGATCCCCAGAGGATGTGGCAAACTTAGCCCTGTTCCTGGCCAGTGACATGTCAGCCTATATAACGGCACAGACTATATGTATTGACGGTGGAATGAGTATTTAAAATAATACAATATAATATTTTGGAGGAAATTATGAAAAGAGTTGTTATAACCGGACTAGGAGCAGTTACACCAGTAGGTAATAATACTGCTGACTTTTGGGAAGGTATTAAAAATGGCAAGAATGGTATAGATAAGATTACGATATTAGATACTACTTACCAGAAAGCTAAACTGGGCGGAGAAGTGAAAGGCTTTGAATATGAAGATAAAAGGGCGGCCAAGAGACTGGACCGGTCTTCCCAGTTTGGACTTACTGCAGCTAAAGAGGCTATGCAGGATAGTGGAATTGTAAGCGGAGAAAATGTTGATCCTCACAGATTTGGAGTTGTAGCCGGTACGGGTATCGGTGGCGTTATGACATTGGAAGAGGAATCAAAAAAGGCAGCCCTTAAAGGAGATGAAAAAGGTTACTCCAGAGTATCTGCATTGCTGGTTCCCATGGTAATTCCAAATATTCTGGCAGGTAATATATCTATTGCTGTTCAGGCAAAGGCAACCAGCATTGGTGTTGTAACTGCATGCTCAGCAGGAACACATAGTATTGGAGAAGCCTTTAGATACATTAAACACGGCTATGCCGATGTAATGCTTGCAGGGGGGCTGAAGCGGCATTTTCACCAGTATGCTTTGCAGGATTTGCAAACATGACGGCTCTGTCTACAAGAACAGATAAAGACAGATGCTCCACTCCATTCGACAAGGAAAGAGATGGGTTTGTCATGGGTGAAGGTTCTGGATTCCTTGTTTTAGAGGAAATGGAGCATGCCCTTGAAAGAGGCGCAAAAATATATGGTGAAGTTGTGGGCTATGGAACTACCTGTGATGCCTATCATGTAACATCCCCATCTCCAGCTGGAGAAGGTGCAGCAGCTGCAATGCAGATGGCTATAGATGAAGCGGGGATTAACGGTGAGAGCGTGGATTATATTAACGCCCATGGAACTGGAACTCCATATAATGATGAATTTGAAACCAAAGCTATTAAAATAGTTTTCGGTAATGATACAAAGGTACCTGTAAGTTCAACCAAAAGTATGACAGGGCATTTGCTTGGTGCCGCAGGAGCTATTGAAGCCGTTATTTGTGCTAAAGCTCTTGAAGATAATTTTGTCCCACCGACTATTAATTATAAAGTTCCTGATGAGAAGCTGGATCTTGACTATGTACCAAACGTAGGAAGAGAGAAAGAACTGAACTTTGTTATGTCAAATTCCCTGGGATTTGGCGGACATAATGGAACTGTCTTATTTAAGAAGTTTGTAAAATAAATGGTGGCTGTGGATTTGCATGTGGATGCCTGCTTATACTTATAAGTTTAATTTGGTTTTGAGGCTTTTAACCAAACAGAAAATCTGCAATTTTAAAGTTATTATAATGAAATTTATGAGGTATACATTAGAGGGTTGAAAAGGTTAATAAAATGGTAACGCAAATAAAAATATATTTAATCTGAAATCTGAAAATGAGGCTTTAATATACAAAAAAATAAATTTTGTGGTAATATATTAAAATGTGTGTAGAAAATAATAACAGAGCATAAACCACAAGCAAATCCAGCAAATTGTTTATGGAACTCGGAAAGGAACAAACAATATGTTAATGAACAGAGAACAGATTATGGAAATAATTCCCCATAGAGATCCGTTCCTTTTAATTGATGAAATTGAAGAAATGGAAGAAGGTAAAAGCATTACAGCTATAAAGCATGTAAACGAAAAAGAGTATTATTTTGCAGGTCATTTTCCACAGGAAAAGGTGATGCCAGGCGTATTAATTGTAGAAGCACTGGCACAGGCCGGGGCTGTTGCTATTTTATCCATGCCAGAGCACCGTGGAAAAATTGCTTATTTTGGAGGGATAAAGGAAGCCAGATTCCGTCAAAAGGTTTATCCTGGAGACACTCTGCGCCTGCATGTAGAACTGGACCGTCTTCGCAGCAGCTCTGGAAAAGGAGTAGCAACGGCTTATTTAGGTGAAAAAGTAGCCTGTAAATGTGAAATTACTTTTGCTATAGGCTAACAGACAAGGAGCGGAAGGTGGAAAGAAATATAAAGCTAAATGAAATACTCGTCAGCCTTATGAATAGTGTTTTAAAGGTTGAAGAACAGTCAATAAAAGAATCAGGTAATATTGACCTTTCTATTACAGAAATTCACACTCTTGAAGCTATCGGAGTCGGGAAATTAAAAACAATGACTCAGGTAGCAGGTTCCTTAAAAATTAGTGTCAGCACATTGACAGTAGCAATAAATAAGCTGGTAAAGAAAGGGTATGTGGACAGATGTAGAATTCCTGAGGACAGAAGAATAGTGAAAATTGGACTTACGGATGCAGGAATTAATGTAGTTGAAGAGCACCAGGCTTTTCATAACAATATGATTAAAGATATTA carries:
- the fabZ gene encoding 3-hydroxyacyl-ACP dehydratase FabZ; the encoded protein is MNREQIMEIIPHRDPFLLIDEIEEMEEGKSITAIKHVNEKEYYFAGHFPQEKVMPGVLIVEALAQAGAVAILSMPEHRGKIAYFGGIKEARFRQKVYPGDTLRLHVELDRLRSSSGKGVATAYLGEKVACKCEITFAIG
- a CDS encoding ACP S-malonyltransferase: MKIGLIFAGQGAQYTGMGKELYDYSRKAKEVMDLAGEQVKEWCFEGTKEMLRQTHITQPCVYTVTMAAYEALMEEIEKQDASLFDSIEIEGLAGFSLGEYAALTAAGTINDIRKGMDIVTKRGTWMNEAGLGEDGVQRGSMVAAFGARQEILDCVADVKEDGILQGVNFNSPVQTVVAGDKESLERFKAEAKARKIKAIPLSVGTAFHSEMMEPAATKLQNLLMECELKAPNKRVYSDVTAEDMMKGTEEMDEAGVSRFIAELMGKQAMSPVYWQEIIENMVADGVECVIEIGPGTTLCGIVKKIKHDMITLNVQDMESLQHTVKTLIENK
- the fabG gene encoding 3-oxoacyl-[acyl-carrier-protein] reductase, producing the protein MLKGKSAIITGGVRGIGRAIAEAFCRNGADVLLCYRSNDAAAEKTQDELAQYGTKVEILKGDVADPEFATEAIAKAKENFGKIDILVNNAGITKDKLLIQMKGDDFDSVVDTNLKGSFYFLKAASSVMIKQRAGSIINLSSVVGVKGNPGQVNYAASKAGVIGMTMAAAKELGRRNVRVNAIAPGFIETDMTDELNDSQKAKMNEVISLGRMGSPEDVANLALFLASDMSAYITAQTICIDGGMSI